One stretch of Streptomyces sp. NBC_01363 DNA includes these proteins:
- a CDS encoding aldehyde dehydrogenase family protein has protein sequence MKAHDGMYIDGAWRPAAGRDTIAVVNPADEQVIAEVPAGGAEDVDAAVRAARAALPAWAATAPAERAARIAALRDVLVARKDEIARTVTAELGAPLPFSQAVHAGVPVLVAGSYAELAASYAFEEKVGNSTVYAEPVGVVGAITPWNYPLHQIVAKVAAALAAGCTVVLKPAEDTPLTAQLFAEAVHEAGVPAGVFNLVTGLGPVAGQALAEHDGVDLVSFTGSTAVGKRIGATAGAAVKRVALELGGKSANVILPSADLAKAVGVGVANVMGNSGQTCSAWTRMLVHTSQYDEAVALAAEAAAKYGDRIGPLVNAKQHARVRGYIEKGVAEGARLVAGGPEAPREQGYFVSPTVFADVTPEMTIAQEEIFGPVVSLIRYEDEDDALRIANGTVYGLAGAVWAGDDAEAVAFARRMDTGQVDINGGRFNPLAPFGGYKQSGVGRELGSHGLAEYLQTKSLQF, from the coding sequence ATGAAGGCCCACGACGGCATGTACATCGACGGGGCCTGGCGGCCCGCCGCGGGAAGGGACACGATCGCGGTCGTGAACCCGGCGGACGAACAGGTCATCGCCGAGGTCCCGGCCGGCGGGGCGGAGGACGTCGACGCCGCGGTACGGGCCGCCCGCGCCGCGCTCCCCGCCTGGGCGGCCACCGCGCCCGCCGAGCGTGCCGCGCGCATCGCCGCCCTGCGTGACGTACTCGTCGCACGCAAGGACGAGATCGCCAGGACCGTCACCGCCGAGCTCGGCGCGCCGCTGCCCTTCTCGCAGGCGGTGCACGCGGGCGTCCCGGTCCTGGTGGCCGGCTCGTACGCCGAGCTGGCCGCCTCGTACGCCTTCGAGGAGAAGGTCGGCAACTCCACCGTCTACGCCGAGCCGGTCGGCGTCGTCGGCGCGATCACCCCGTGGAACTACCCGCTGCACCAGATCGTGGCCAAGGTCGCCGCCGCGCTCGCGGCGGGGTGCACGGTCGTCCTCAAGCCCGCCGAGGACACCCCGCTGACCGCCCAGCTCTTCGCCGAGGCCGTCCATGAAGCGGGCGTTCCCGCAGGCGTGTTCAACCTCGTCACCGGTCTCGGCCCGGTCGCCGGACAGGCCCTGGCCGAGCACGACGGCGTCGACCTGGTCTCGTTCACCGGTTCCACCGCCGTCGGCAAGCGGATCGGCGCCACGGCCGGCGCGGCCGTCAAGCGCGTCGCCCTCGAACTGGGCGGCAAGTCCGCCAACGTCATCCTGCCGAGCGCGGACCTCGCCAAGGCCGTCGGCGTCGGCGTCGCGAACGTCATGGGCAACTCCGGCCAGACGTGCAGCGCCTGGACCCGCATGCTCGTGCACACCTCCCAGTACGACGAGGCGGTCGCGCTCGCCGCGGAGGCGGCCGCCAAGTACGGCGACCGCATCGGCCCCCTCGTCAACGCCAAGCAGCACGCGCGGGTGCGCGGCTACATCGAGAAGGGTGTGGCGGAGGGCGCCCGCCTCGTCGCGGGCGGCCCCGAAGCCCCGCGCGAGCAGGGCTACTTCGTCAGCCCCACCGTGTTCGCCGATGTCACCCCGGAGATGACCATCGCCCAGGAGGAGATCTTCGGCCCCGTCGTCTCGCTCATCCGCTACGAGGACGAGGACGACGCCCTGCGCATCGCCAACGGCACCGTGTACGGCCTCGCGGGCGCGGTCTGGGCGGGCGACGACGCGGAGGCGGTGGCGTTCGCCCGGCGGATGGACACCGGGCAGGTCGACATCAACGGCGGCCGGTTCAACCCGCTCGCCCCGTTCGGCGGATACAAGCAGTCCGGCGTCGGCCGCGAACTCGGATCCCACGGACTCGCGGAGTACCTCCAGACCAAGTCCCTCCAGTTCTGA
- the ltrA gene encoding group II intron reverse transcriptase/maturase produces the protein MNTDELEHATYEAERRVLEIQAKLHRWARDDPHRRFDDLFNLCADPAFLLVAWDRVRGNKGAKTAGVDGRTAASIAARTGVEEFLDALRGSIKDRSFRPLPVRERMIPKTGGKLRRLGIATITDRVVQASLKLVLEPIFEAEFLPCSYGFRPNRRAHDAVAEVRHFTSHGYEWIVEGDIKACFDEISHPALLDRVRLRIGDKRVLDLVKAFLKAGILGEDRVLRETSAGTPQGSILSPLLSNVALSVLDEYVAQGPGGPGSSKLGREQRRRQGLPNYRLSRYADDWCLMVHGTEGDAEALRDEIAGVLSTMGLRLSPEKTLITRIDEGLDFLGWHIQRHRKRGTSRYYVYTYPARKALAAVMAKVKTACRRMATNQPLDTLLIHLNRMLPGWCAYFQPGVSSATFQYLSSYTWSQVMKWLRRKHRRITWKDLRRRYCGGGWWPVGEERTLFDPGKVRTTRYRYRGATIPSPWPTTA, from the coding sequence GTGAATACCGACGAACTGGAGCACGCCACGTATGAGGCGGAGCGCCGGGTACTGGAGATCCAGGCCAAGCTGCACCGTTGGGCCCGTGATGATCCTCATCGCAGGTTCGATGACCTCTTCAACCTCTGTGCCGATCCCGCGTTCTTGCTTGTCGCGTGGGATCGGGTGCGGGGTAACAAGGGTGCCAAGACCGCCGGGGTGGACGGCCGCACGGCGGCGTCCATCGCGGCGAGGACGGGCGTTGAGGAGTTCCTCGACGCACTACGAGGCTCGATCAAGGACCGTAGTTTCCGTCCGCTGCCGGTGCGGGAGCGGATGATCCCCAAGACGGGCGGCAAGTTGCGTCGCCTGGGGATCGCGACGATCACCGACCGGGTGGTGCAGGCGTCCTTGAAGCTGGTGCTGGAGCCGATTTTCGAGGCGGAATTCCTCCCGTGCTCCTACGGGTTCCGTCCGAACCGCCGGGCTCACGACGCGGTGGCCGAGGTCCGCCACTTCACGTCCCACGGGTATGAGTGGATCGTGGAGGGTGACATCAAAGCCTGCTTCGACGAGATTTCGCATCCGGCCCTGCTGGACCGGGTGCGGCTTCGGATCGGGGACAAACGCGTTCTTGACCTGGTGAAGGCGTTCCTCAAGGCGGGCATCCTCGGTGAGGATCGCGTGCTGCGGGAAACCAGCGCCGGAACCCCACAGGGTTCGATCTTGTCGCCGTTGCTCAGCAACGTGGCCCTCTCCGTCCTGGACGAGTACGTCGCCCAGGGTCCGGGAGGACCCGGAAGCAGCAAGCTCGGGCGGGAACAGCGTCGCCGTCAAGGTCTTCCCAACTACCGTTTGTCGCGGTACGCGGACGACTGGTGTCTGATGGTCCACGGCACCGAAGGCGACGCCGAAGCCCTGCGCGATGAGATCGCTGGGGTCTTGTCCACGATGGGCCTGCGCCTGTCCCCGGAGAAGACCCTGATCACCCGCATCGATGAGGGACTGGACTTCCTCGGGTGGCACATCCAGCGCCACCGCAAACGAGGAACCAGCCGGTACTACGTCTACACCTACCCCGCACGCAAAGCCCTCGCGGCTGTGATGGCCAAGGTCAAGACGGCGTGCCGGAGGATGGCCACGAACCAGCCACTTGACACCCTGCTCATCCATCTCAACCGGATGCTGCCGGGCTGGTGCGCCTACTTCCAACCCGGCGTGTCCAGCGCGACATTCCAATACCTGAGCTCGTACACATGGAGCCAGGTCATGAAATGGCTGCGCCGCAAACACCGCCGGATCACCTGGAAGGACCTCCGCCGCCGCTACTGCGGGGGTGGTTGGTGGCCGGTCGGGGAGGAACGGACGCTGTTCGATCCCGGAAAGGTGCGCACCACGCGCTACCGCTACCGGGGCGCGACCATCCCTTCCCCCTGGCCGACCACGGCATGA
- a CDS encoding SMI1/KNR4 family protein — translation MSTGASGSSNGSRLDEATLLTLLAREGAGAAPVLDAAMGHARGNNERLVFARHLAVIRTRDAGERLAAWRGNRRLAPLIEDYFRQAPHPEPSPSGASEPRIPAEEGWLDPTGDLSPVGEDDIAVLEARFGPLPADYRAFLRVIGTGTLLQPMEALPSDALEPTTQNFIHPADIPGAHAVYTRWLHDGWHEENEGGADLMRMMPGMGHDGYADFALLSLQHEGDDRVHVWYHDKAPDRPRSRPRPMGPSTWGFPYFVRRGHQ, via the coding sequence GTGTCGACTGGGGCGAGCGGCTCGTCGAATGGCAGCCGTCTGGACGAGGCGACCCTGCTGACCCTGCTGGCGCGGGAAGGGGCGGGCGCCGCTCCCGTTCTGGACGCGGCGATGGGCCATGCCCGCGGCAACAACGAGCGGCTGGTGTTCGCCCGCCATCTCGCCGTGATCCGCACGCGGGACGCGGGGGAGCGGCTGGCGGCCTGGCGGGGCAACCGCAGGCTCGCCCCGCTGATCGAGGACTACTTCCGGCAGGCGCCCCACCCGGAGCCCTCGCCGTCCGGGGCGTCGGAGCCCCGCATACCGGCCGAGGAGGGCTGGCTGGATCCGACCGGCGACCTCAGCCCGGTCGGCGAGGACGACATCGCCGTCCTCGAAGCGCGGTTCGGGCCGCTCCCGGCCGACTACCGGGCCTTTCTGCGCGTGATCGGCACCGGAACGCTGCTCCAGCCGATGGAAGCGCTGCCCAGTGACGCGCTGGAGCCGACAACGCAGAACTTCATCCATCCCGCGGACATTCCGGGGGCGCACGCCGTCTACACCCGCTGGCTGCACGACGGCTGGCACGAGGAGAACGAGGGCGGAGCGGATCTGATGAGGATGATGCCGGGCATGGGCCATGACGGGTACGCCGACTTCGCTCTGCTCTCGCTCCAGCACGAGGGCGACGACCGCGTCCACGTCTGGTACCACGACAAGGCCCCGGACCGGCCCCGGTCCCGACCTCGGCCCATGGGGCCGAGTACGTGGGGATTCCCTTACTTCGTCCGGCGAGGGCATCAGTAG
- a CDS encoding transposase, with protein MLQDLAPRWTTVRESALHERRGGARSRAAGAGRKQKLVFPDRLLATLVHLRLGLPHAALAELFDVDRSTISTAIREVRPLLAARGFAVPDRPGLRLRTLEDVFAYAEAEGVDLRIDGTEVQVRRPKAGRAGRKAFVSGKKKQNTIKTTTFSDHQGRTLFSGVTRPGRVHDQTAVRTEGIAEQFRLRPNVKVEVDEGYRGLANEFPHQVSAPPRKPKDDVCDGERRAWREQRRRQSSARICVEHTNAEYKQWRPLQRYTGRREDYDETHRAIAGLVSDRSARRATRRRTSTELVPVRTTTC; from the coding sequence TTGCTCCAAGACCTCGCGCCCAGGTGGACGACGGTCCGCGAGTCCGCGTTGCACGAGCGGCGCGGGGGTGCCCGGAGCCGGGCGGCTGGGGCGGGCCGTAAGCAGAAGCTGGTCTTCCCCGACCGGCTGCTGGCCACCCTCGTCCACCTGCGGCTCGGGCTTCCGCATGCCGCCCTGGCCGAGCTGTTCGATGTCGATCGCTCCACCATCTCCACTGCGATCCGCGAGGTCCGGCCGCTGCTCGCGGCCCGTGGCTTCGCCGTCCCCGACCGGCCCGGCCTGCGCCTGCGGACCTTGGAGGATGTCTTCGCCTACGCCGAAGCCGAAGGCGTCGACCTCCGCATCGATGGCACGGAAGTCCAGGTCAGACGTCCCAAGGCCGGGCGCGCCGGACGTAAGGCGTTCGTCTCCGGCAAGAAGAAGCAGAACACCATCAAGACGACTACGTTCAGCGATCACCAAGGCCGTACCCTGTTCTCCGGCGTGACGCGGCCCGGCCGCGTGCACGACCAGACCGCCGTGCGCACCGAGGGCATCGCCGAGCAATTCCGCCTCCGCCCAAATGTGAAAGTCGAGGTGGACGAGGGCTACCGCGGCTTGGCCAACGAATTCCCACACCAGGTCAGTGCTCCGCCGAGGAAGCCGAAGGACGATGTGTGTGACGGCGAGAGGCGGGCCTGGCGCGAACAGCGACGCCGGCAGTCCTCGGCTCGGATCTGTGTGGAGCACACCAATGCCGAGTACAAGCAGTGGCGCCCGCTCCAGCGCTACACCGGACGGCGTGAGGACTACGACGAGACCCACCGCGCCATCGCCGGTCTGGTCTCCGACCGCTCCGCCCGCAGGGCAACCCGCCGCAGGACGAGTACCGAGCTGGTGCCCGTCCGCACGACGACCTGCTGA
- a CDS encoding DinB family protein has translation MRNPRRELLRWQFDMTWSLFEYHLERLAPEAFLWEPTDLTWTVRPDAAGNWLPDWANTEPDPVPVPTIGWVSWHIGWWWSTAIDHAQGRTPRERTDITWPGNGPATVAWLQDLRTQWLAVLDKLTDADLDAASTLPWQTPPDNTIGHMIAWLNAELMKNVAEIGQLQLIWAASKSRPKKQ, from the coding sequence ATGAGGAATCCCCGCCGTGAGTTGCTGCGCTGGCAGTTCGACATGACCTGGTCACTGTTCGAGTACCACCTGGAGCGGCTCGCACCCGAGGCCTTTCTGTGGGAGCCCACTGACCTGACCTGGACAGTGCGCCCGGACGCCGCCGGGAACTGGTTGCCGGACTGGGCCAACACCGAGCCCGACCCCGTTCCTGTTCCCACCATCGGCTGGGTGAGCTGGCACATCGGCTGGTGGTGGAGCACTGCCATCGATCACGCGCAGGGACGTACGCCCCGGGAGCGTACCGACATCACCTGGCCCGGCAACGGACCGGCGACCGTCGCCTGGCTACAGGATCTGCGTACCCAGTGGCTAGCGGTCCTCGACAAGCTCACCGACGCCGATCTGGACGCCGCCTCCACGCTGCCGTGGCAGACTCCTCCGGACAACACCATCGGACACATGATCGCCTGGCTGAACGCCGAGCTGATGAAGAACGTCGCTGAGATCGGGCAGCTGCAGCTGATCTGGGCGGCCTCGAAGTCGCGACCCAAGAAGCAATAG
- a CDS encoding ankyrin repeat domain-containing protein: MSESLLAAVTPAHGGDALEQATLVRSLIADGADVSARDEDGATALHRAVKAPYNSDGPLPCPEVVRALLECGADVHAVDKNSVPPAGWAVAFSDSDPAAVVRRSVDILTLLVEHGARLDGPSSFTTGGSFAHHSCVAAPLYAFLLDHGAPTDAVDDRGDTPLHATVSSARPGLVKLLLERGADNAAVNGLGRTPLGIALRLPEYSMEQRQARSEIVSLLQAAGAPAHVRYPVAESGPLPIDTDALRQAAGVMRTEQAEVCEAAGIPDDSGWLTTLVEPDFDSYQDFVAGLGDGCHPDHLPLLPELCARALGGTGATRTLVGDQRVDTPFFHHGDLAVKGDLDVVAPFVVTGSLAVEGVLADRGPDSVVAIRGGVTARGVFTDGEMSVDGDIEADVVYGYYNDNTLQAGTIRARLVIEDEHATIASVEADLHFDLDDFQQGHGDGVQEQLRELLVDEVFAVDEDEDEGKEMMDRGLLFARLREGLPVFRTDAQAEAH, translated from the coding sequence GTGAGTGAATCCCTTCTTGCTGCTGTCACCCCTGCCCATGGCGGCGACGCCCTGGAGCAGGCCACCCTGGTCCGTTCCCTGATCGCGGACGGGGCGGATGTCTCGGCGCGCGACGAGGACGGCGCCACCGCGCTGCACCGGGCGGTGAAGGCCCCGTACAACAGCGACGGCCCGCTGCCGTGCCCGGAGGTCGTACGGGCGCTGCTGGAGTGCGGCGCCGATGTGCACGCCGTCGACAAGAACAGCGTCCCGCCCGCCGGGTGGGCCGTGGCGTTCAGCGACTCCGATCCGGCGGCCGTGGTGCGGCGTTCGGTGGACATACTGACGCTGCTCGTCGAGCACGGCGCCCGGCTGGACGGCCCGAGCAGTTTCACCACCGGCGGGTCGTTCGCCCACCACAGCTGCGTGGCCGCGCCGCTCTACGCGTTCCTGCTCGACCACGGCGCACCGACGGACGCGGTCGACGATCGCGGAGACACTCCGCTGCACGCGACCGTCAGTTCGGCGCGACCGGGGCTGGTGAAGCTGCTGCTGGAGCGCGGTGCCGACAACGCCGCGGTCAACGGCCTCGGCCGGACTCCGCTGGGGATCGCGTTGCGTCTGCCGGAGTACAGCATGGAGCAGCGGCAGGCACGGTCGGAGATCGTGTCCCTGCTTCAGGCTGCGGGTGCCCCGGCGCATGTGCGGTATCCCGTGGCGGAGAGCGGGCCGCTGCCCATCGACACGGACGCGCTGCGGCAAGCGGCCGGGGTGATGCGGACGGAGCAGGCCGAGGTGTGTGAGGCCGCCGGGATCCCGGACGACAGCGGCTGGCTCACCACGCTGGTGGAGCCGGACTTCGACAGCTACCAGGACTTCGTCGCCGGACTGGGCGACGGCTGCCATCCCGACCATCTGCCGCTTCTTCCCGAGTTGTGCGCCAGGGCGCTCGGCGGGACAGGCGCGACGCGCACCCTGGTCGGCGACCAGCGGGTGGACACGCCGTTCTTTCATCACGGCGACCTGGCGGTGAAGGGCGACCTGGATGTGGTGGCCCCCTTCGTGGTCACCGGCTCCCTGGCGGTCGAAGGCGTGCTGGCGGACCGCGGCCCCGATTCGGTGGTGGCCATCCGCGGCGGGGTGACGGCCCGAGGGGTGTTCACCGACGGCGAGATGTCCGTCGACGGAGACATCGAGGCCGACGTCGTCTACGGCTACTACAACGACAACACGCTCCAGGCGGGCACCATCCGCGCCCGCCTGGTCATCGAGGACGAGCACGCGACGATCGCCTCGGTGGAAGCGGATCTCCACTTCGACCTGGACGACTTCCAGCAGGGGCACGGCGACGGCGTCCAGGAGCAGTTGCGCGAGCTGCTGGTGGACGAGGTCTTCGCCGTTGACGAGGACGAGGACGAGGGCAAGGAAATGATGGACCGGGGTCTGCTGTTCGCCCGGCTCCGCGAGGGTCTGCCGGTCTTCCGCACGGACGCGCAGGCCGAGGCCCACTGA
- a CDS encoding TetR/AcrR family transcriptional regulator, translating into MSSSRVDGRALRFQHRRPELLAAATEYILEHGISGLSLRPVGQALGVTHATLLRHFSSKDELLLAVAEKVRTDLAAWLMSDVELREAYSTAELVRALWRRLCEPQEQRQFLLLFEFVGHHGEKSGEDEKLSRSIVHDWIEIIANRLAADGWPPEDASALSTLVLAQVRGLQLDLLVSGDRARADRAIDFAVRLLDRSTRAGSADDHG; encoded by the coding sequence ATGAGCTCTTCCCGCGTCGACGGGCGCGCCCTCCGGTTCCAGCACCGGAGGCCGGAGTTGCTGGCTGCGGCGACCGAGTACATCCTTGAACACGGCATCAGCGGCCTGTCCCTGCGTCCCGTGGGGCAGGCGCTCGGTGTCACCCACGCGACACTGCTACGACACTTCTCCTCGAAGGACGAACTGCTCCTGGCCGTCGCGGAGAAGGTCCGCACGGATCTGGCCGCATGGCTGATGTCGGACGTGGAGCTCCGTGAGGCATACTCGACGGCCGAACTCGTCAGGGCGCTATGGCGTCGGCTGTGCGAACCGCAGGAGCAGCGCCAGTTCCTCCTGCTTTTCGAATTCGTCGGCCATCACGGGGAGAAGTCCGGAGAAGACGAGAAACTCTCCCGGTCGATCGTCCACGACTGGATTGAGATCATCGCCAACAGGCTTGCTGCGGACGGCTGGCCGCCCGAGGACGCCTCCGCATTGTCCACCCTTGTCCTGGCGCAGGTGCGAGGCCTGCAGCTCGATCTCCTCGTCTCCGGGGACCGCGCACGAGCGGACCGCGCCATCGACTTCGCCGTACGCCTCCTCGACCGCTCCACCCGGGCCGGCAGTGCAGACGATCACGGGTAG
- a CDS encoding serine hydrolase has product MTVQKRMTLADLGLFTGAPQHEHFCRMKDLLDTREMAPSAKPYPWPRGEMTPLPETYDFDGASRPTKEFLAGTDTAALLVLVDGVIRHESYFLTGGPDVQWLSASVAKSFVSALVGIAVEEGHITSIDEPISSYVPVQPGSAYDGVSIKDVLQMSSGARWNEDYNDPASDIFQLNAATAGIGGTLDDFVARMVRESGPGTVCRYNSGETQILGALLARATNRSVADYMSEKLCEPLGMTSAGYWLVDPAGREVTFAGLNLTARDFARLGELYRNEGVWQGRQIVPAQWVRDSITVTAPHLRPGRPLVGGQQADGVGYGYQWWLMAGDRGEFSAVGVYNQFIYVDPVSRTTIVKLSASREYGTSLDEATSGELETIAFLRAIAQQGH; this is encoded by the coding sequence ATGACTGTTCAGAAGCGCATGACCTTGGCCGACCTCGGCCTCTTCACCGGTGCACCGCAGCACGAGCACTTCTGCCGGATGAAGGACCTCCTCGACACCCGCGAGATGGCCCCCTCCGCGAAGCCTTACCCCTGGCCGCGCGGTGAGATGACCCCCTTGCCGGAGACCTATGACTTCGACGGCGCCTCACGGCCGACCAAGGAGTTCCTGGCCGGCACCGACACGGCAGCACTGCTCGTGCTCGTCGACGGGGTCATCAGGCACGAGAGCTACTTCCTGACCGGTGGCCCGGACGTGCAGTGGTTGTCCGCGTCGGTCGCCAAGAGCTTCGTCTCCGCGCTCGTCGGTATAGCGGTCGAAGAGGGGCACATCACGAGCATCGACGAGCCCATCAGCTCCTACGTGCCGGTGCAGCCCGGTTCCGCGTACGACGGTGTGTCCATCAAGGACGTGCTCCAGATGTCCTCCGGTGCCCGGTGGAACGAGGACTACAACGACCCGGCCTCCGACATCTTCCAGCTCAACGCCGCGACGGCGGGCATCGGCGGCACGCTCGACGACTTCGTCGCCCGCATGGTGCGCGAGAGCGGGCCTGGCACCGTCTGTCGCTACAACTCCGGTGAGACGCAGATACTTGGCGCCTTGCTGGCCCGGGCCACCAACCGCTCGGTCGCCGACTACATGAGCGAGAAGCTGTGCGAGCCGCTCGGCATGACATCGGCAGGTTACTGGCTGGTGGACCCTGCCGGGAGGGAAGTCACCTTCGCGGGGCTCAACCTGACCGCCCGCGACTTCGCCAGGCTCGGCGAGCTGTACCGCAACGAGGGCGTGTGGCAGGGCCGGCAGATCGTGCCCGCGCAGTGGGTGCGCGACTCGATCACCGTGACCGCGCCGCATCTTCGACCCGGCCGCCCCCTTGTCGGCGGCCAGCAAGCCGATGGGGTCGGCTACGGCTACCAGTGGTGGCTCATGGCGGGAGACCGTGGCGAGTTCAGCGCGGTCGGCGTCTACAACCAGTTCATCTACGTCGATCCGGTCAGCCGGACCACCATCGTGAAGCTCTCCGCCAGCCGCGAGTACGGGACGTCCCTGGACGAAGCCACCAGCGGCGAGCTGGAGACCATCGCTTTCCTGCGCGCGATCGCCCAGCAGGGCCACTGA